The Ramlibacter algicola genome segment GAGATCCGGCGCCGTCAGCGATGTTTCGAGCGCGGCCACCGCGTTGACGTAGTCGGGCCCGGTGGCACCGACGGGCGCCGTCCGGTACAGCGAGGACCGCGCAGTGACTCGGGACTGCGGCAGCGCATCGAGGCCCTCGATCGCGGCGCGAACCGCGGCGCTGGGATCGCCGAGGTTGGCGCCCAGGCCCACGTAAGCCGTGACCGGGGCGCGCATGGGCGTCAGTCGCCTTCCGGCGCGGGCGCATCCGGTGCGGCCGCCCCGCCACCACCACCCGACGGCTTGCGGCGGCGACGGCGGCGCTTCTTCGCCGGCGCACTGCCCTCGCCGGCTGGCGCGGCCGCTTCGGTGTCGTCCGGTTCGTCGGCTGGCGCTTCCGGCGGCACCACGGTGCCGGCGGACGGCGTCTTGTCCTGCGGCCTGACTACCCGCACGCGGCGCGCGCCCTTGTGCTGCTCCTCGCGCGCCTGCGCGAGCAGGTCCTCGCGCACCTGGTCGCTGGCGATGCTGAATTCCTGCCACCAGTCGGCCAGCACGACGTCGACCTCGCCCGCGTCGGCACGCAGGCGCATGAAGTCGAAGCCGGCGCGGAAGCGCGGCTGCTCGACCAGCGAGAACGGCGTGCTGCCGGTGCGCTTCTCGAAACGCGGCTGCATCATCCAGATCTCGCGCATGTCGGCGGCGAGCTTGCCGCGGCCGGACACGTCGCCGATGCGCGCATCGAACACGTCGTCGATGGCGCCTTGCAGCGCCGGGAACGGATGCTCCTTGCGGGCCAGGCGCTCGGCCCAGCCGTCGCGCACGTCGGACCACAGCACGCACGCGAGCAGGAAACTCGGCGCGACCGGCTTGCCCTCGCCCACGCGGCGGTCGGTGTCCAGCAGCGCGGCGCGCACGAACGGCACGTCCGCGCGCTCGACGATCAGGTCCAGCAAGGGGTAGATGCCGCGTGCCATGTCGAGCGAGCGCAGCTGCTCGATGGTCGCCACCGCATGGCCGGTCTGCAGCAGCTTGAGCATCTCGTCGAAGAGCCGGCTCTGCGGCACGTCGCCGAGCAGCGGCAGGCAGGGCTTGAGGGCGGCGCCGGTCTTCGTTTCCAGCTTGAAGCCGAGCGCGCTCAGCTTCGCGGTGAAACGCACGGCGCGGATGATGCGCACCGGGTCCTCGCGGTAGCGCGTGGCCGGGTCGCCGATCATGCGCAGCACCTTCTTGCCGGCGTCCTTCATGCCGCCGTGGTAGTCCACCAGCGTGCGCGTCTCCGGGTCGTAGTACATCGCGTTGACCGTGAAGTCGCGCCGCGTGGCGTCCTCTTCCTGCGGTCCCCACACGTTGTCGCGCAGCACGCGGCCGCTGGCGTCGACGGCGTGCTTCATGCCGGCCAGTTCGCTCTTGCTGGTCTTCTCGTTTCCGGCCACCGCCTCGGCGGCGGCGTTGTCCATGTAGGCGCGGAACGTCGAGACCTCGATCACCTCGTGCTCGCGGCCGCGCCCGTACACCACGTGCACGATGCGGAAGCGCCGGCCGATGATGAACGCGCGCCGGAACAGGCCCTTGACCTGCTCGGGGGTCGCGTTGGTGGCGACGTCGAAGTCCTTGGGGCGCAGGCCCAGCAGCAGGTCGCGCACCGCGCCGCCGACGATGTAGGCCTCGTGGCCTGCCTCCTTGAGGGTGCGCACCACGTTGACGGCGCGCTCGTCCACCAGGGCCGGGTCGATGCGGTGGGCTTCGGGGCCGATTTCCTCGCGCTTGCCGAAGCGGGGCTTGGCCCCGGTGCCGCCCAGCAGGCGGTCGATGAATCGCTTGATCATGCTTGTTGTTCGAACAGGTCCAGTATGCGCCAGCCGCGCTGGCCCGCCAGCGCGCGCAGGCGCGCGTCGGGGTTGGTCGCGACCGGGTGGTCCACGCGCTCCAGCAGCGGGACGTCGTTCATGGAATCGGAATAGAAGGTCGCCTCGATGCGGTCCCAGTCGAGGCCGCGCGCCTGCAGCCACTCGCCCACGCGCACCACCTTGCCTTCGCGCATCGAGGGCACGCCGTCGATCTCGCCGGTGATCCAGCCGTCGGGGCCGCTCGCGAGCCGCACGGCGATGAGCTCGTCCACGCCGAACGCGGCCGCGATCGGCGCCGTGACGAAGTCGTTGGTGGCGGTGACGATGGCGACCAGGTCGCCGGCCTGCTGGTGGCTGCGCACGAGCTCGAGCGCCTGCGGCCGCACCGCGGGGCCGATGACTTCGGTCATGAACCGCTGGTGCGCGGCGAGCGACGCTTCGCGGCCCTTGCGGCGGATCGCGTCGGTCGCGAAGCGCACGTACGCGTGCACGTCCAGCGTCCCGGCCTGGTAGTCGGCGAAGAACTGGTCGTTGCGGCGCGCGAATTCGACCGCGTCGGCCCAGCCGATCGCCAGCGTGAACTGGCCCCACGCGTAGTCGGAATCGATCGGCAGCAGCGTGTGGTCCAGGTCGAACAGAGCGACCTTCGTCGTCGTCACTCGCTCTCCAGCATCGACTTGATCAGCGGGATGGTGATTGCGCGCTGCGTGCGCAGCGCGTAGAGGTCCAGCTGCTCTAGCAGCTGCATCAGGCTGCCGAGGTCGCGCGAGAAGCGCGAGAGCATGAAGTCCATCACCTCGTCGGACAGGAACACGCCGCGCGCGTCGGCCGCCTGGCGCAGCACGGACCGGCGCTCGGGCTCGGACAGCACCTGCAGCTGGAACACGTGGCCCCAGCCGAGGCGCGTGCGCAGGTCCTCGCGCAGCTTCAGGTCGGCCGGCGGCAGCAGCCCCGCGGCCAGCACGCCGCGCTGCAGCGGCTGCGCACTGACGAACCATGCGAAGGCGGCGTGCTGCTGCACGGCGGTGTACAGGTGCACGTCGTCCATCAGCACCGCGGCCCAGCGCTCGTCGAAGGACGGCGGCTCGGCGATCGAAGGGTCGAGCCAGCCGACGGCGGCGCCCTGCTCGCGCAGTGCTTCACGCACCGCCAGCAGCAGGTGCGTCTTGCCGCTGGCGTTCGGTCCCCAGAGATACGTGGGCACCGGCGAGCGCGTCGGGCTGCCGGCCCACAGCCGCAGGTGCTCCAGCGCCGGCGTGTTCGGGCCGGCGCAGAAATCGGCCAGCGTCGGTGCGCGGGCCATCGCGATGGGCAAGGCCAGTTGTTTCATCCGCCCTGGTACAGCTTGCTGCCCATGTAGCCGTCGCGCATGCGGCGCATGGCGACCAGCAGCACCGCGCTGGCCGGCAACGCCACGAGCACGCCGAGGAAACCGAACACCTGCGCGAACGCGAGCAGCGCGAAGATCACCGCGAGCGGGTGCAGGCCGATGCGCTGCCCCACGAGACGCGGAGTGAAATAGAAGCCTTCGATGACCTGGCCGCTGCCGTAGACGATGGCGACCATCACCAGCGCCTTGGCCGACGCGAACTGCAGCAGGCCGGCCAGCAGCGCGGTCGCCAGGCCGATGCCGAACCCGAGGTAGGGCACGAACATCGCGAGGCCCGTGAAGATGCCGATGGGCAGCGCGAGGTCGAGGCCGAACGCCGCCAGCCCCACCGAGTAGAACGTCGCCATCGTCAGCATCACCAGCAACTGGCCGCGCAGGTACTGGCCCAGAACCTGGTCGGCCTCGTGCGTGAAGGAGTCGACCGCCGGGCGCATCGTCGGCGGCACCAGTTCCAGCACGCGGTGCACGAAGCGGTCCCAGTCCAGCAGCAGGTAGAACAGCGCCACCGGGATCAGCAGTGCGTTGAACAGCAGCGTGACCACGACGCTGCCGCCCACCTTCAGCGACGCCATCAGTCGCGCGGCGTAGCTCTCGTAGTTGCCATGCAGCAGGCGCACCGCCTGCTGCTTGAGGCTGTCGACGTCGAAGGCGACGTGCACGCCGAACTGCGCGAGCCAGGGCCGCAGCGTGCCGTCCAGGCGGTCGAACAGCACCGGCAGCTGCTGGCGCATCAGCGGCAGTTCCTGCGCGAGGATCGGGACGACCAGCAGGAACAACGACACCAGCACGACGACGAACAGCAGTTCGACCAGGATCACCGACACGACGCGCGGCACGCGACCCCGCCCGAGCGCGTCGAGGCGGTCGACCAGCGGGGTGAGCGCGTACGCGAGGACGGCACCGACCACGAAAGGCGTGAGCACCGGGCCGAGCAGGCGCAGCACGAGCACCGCCAGCACCGCGATCGCGAGCCAGGCGGCGGCGCGTTTCTGGGTCGGCGTGAACTCCATCGCGGGCGTTTCAGCGCAGCTGCAGGTCGTCGTCGCCGAAACGGATGCCCAGCGGCTCGATGAGGAGCTGCTTGGGACCTGCTTCCACGCGGCCGGCGACCACGGCTTCGATGCCCAGGCCGCGCGCGACGTCCACGCACTTCTGCCCGTCGGCCGCGTCGACGAACAGCGCGAAGCCCGCGCCCATGTTCAGGGTGCTGTACGCCTCGCGGTCGTCCTGCTGCGCGTGCTGCTGGATGAAACGCAGCACCTCCGGCACGCGCGGCAGCGCG includes the following:
- the pcnB gene encoding polynucleotide adenylyltransferase PcnB; translated protein: MIKRFIDRLLGGTGAKPRFGKREEIGPEAHRIDPALVDERAVNVVRTLKEAGHEAYIVGGAVRDLLLGLRPKDFDVATNATPEQVKGLFRRAFIIGRRFRIVHVVYGRGREHEVIEVSTFRAYMDNAAAEAVAGNEKTSKSELAGMKHAVDASGRVLRDNVWGPQEEDATRRDFTVNAMYYDPETRTLVDYHGGMKDAGKKVLRMIGDPATRYREDPVRIIRAVRFTAKLSALGFKLETKTGAALKPCLPLLGDVPQSRLFDEMLKLLQTGHAVATIEQLRSLDMARGIYPLLDLIVERADVPFVRAALLDTDRRVGEGKPVAPSFLLACVLWSDVRDGWAERLARKEHPFPALQGAIDDVFDARIGDVSGRGKLAADMREIWMMQPRFEKRTGSTPFSLVEQPRFRAGFDFMRLRADAGEVDVVLADWWQEFSIASDQVREDLLAQAREEQHKGARRVRVVRPQDKTPSAGTVVPPEAPADEPDDTEAAAPAGEGSAPAKKRRRRRRKPSGGGGGAAAPDAPAPEGD
- the hda gene encoding DnaA regulatory inactivator Hda, whose protein sequence is MKQLALPIAMARAPTLADFCAGPNTPALEHLRLWAGSPTRSPVPTYLWGPNASGKTHLLLAVREALREQGAAVGWLDPSIAEPPSFDERWAAVLMDDVHLYTAVQQHAAFAWFVSAQPLQRGVLAAGLLPPADLKLREDLRTRLGWGHVFQLQVLSEPERRSVLRQAADARGVFLSDEVMDFMLSRFSRDLGSLMQLLEQLDLYALRTQRAITIPLIKSMLESE
- a CDS encoding HAD-IB family hydrolase, whose product is MTTTKVALFDLDHTLLPIDSDYAWGQFTLAIGWADAVEFARRNDQFFADYQAGTLDVHAYVRFATDAIRRKGREASLAAHQRFMTEVIGPAVRPQALELVRSHQQAGDLVAIVTATNDFVTAPIAAAFGVDELIAVRLASGPDGWITGEIDGVPSMREGKVVRVGEWLQARGLDWDRIEATFYSDSMNDVPLLERVDHPVATNPDARLRALAGQRGWRILDLFEQQA
- a CDS encoding AI-2E family transporter, translated to MEFTPTQKRAAAWLAIAVLAVLVLRLLGPVLTPFVVGAVLAYALTPLVDRLDALGRGRVPRVVSVILVELLFVVVLVSLFLLVVPILAQELPLMRQQLPVLFDRLDGTLRPWLAQFGVHVAFDVDSLKQQAVRLLHGNYESYAARLMASLKVGGSVVVTLLFNALLIPVALFYLLLDWDRFVHRVLELVPPTMRPAVDSFTHEADQVLGQYLRGQLLVMLTMATFYSVGLAAFGLDLALPIGIFTGLAMFVPYLGFGIGLATALLAGLLQFASAKALVMVAIVYGSGQVIEGFYFTPRLVGQRIGLHPLAVIFALLAFAQVFGFLGVLVALPASAVLLVAMRRMRDGYMGSKLYQGG